The Streptomyces sp. WZ-12 genome segment TAGACCTGGGCGTAGTGGCCGGCGGGTCCCTCGCAGAGCCAGGTGCCGGTGGACAGGCTCACCGGGACGAAGAGCAGGCCGGCATCGCCGATGACGCGGTCGGGGCCGGGGCGGTGGCCGAAGCGGATGGCGTCGGGGCCCTCCCAGGTGCTGTGCCGGCTCATCTGGTCCAGGGCCCCGGGCCAGCCCCGGGTGGCGAGCAGTCCGGCACGGTGTGCGATGTCGCGTTCGAGGTGGGCGCGGCGGCGGGGCCACTCGGGGGCGAGGTGCGCGCTCCACAGGGCGTGCAGCAGGTCGGCGGTGCGGGCGCCCCAGTCGCGCCCGGTGAGCCAGGTCAGGTCGCGGTGGCGGCGGTGGTTGGCGACGTACCGGGGGTGCGGGTGGGCCCGGGAGAGCTCCAGTTCGGCGCGGAAGACCGCGTCGCGGATGGCCCGGACGGCGGCCAACTCGTCGGCGAGGGTGGTGCGCAGGCCGTTCGGCGGCGGGATGGCCACGGAGCGGGGCAGCCAGGTCGTCGCGCCGAGCAGGCCGAGCAGGCCGGCGGCGAACGGGTCGGCGTCGAGGGCGGCGCGGAACGCGGGCAGCCGGCGGGCGTGCCAGTCCGCGAACCAGGCGGCCGGGTGCGGCCGGGACAGTGCGAGCGCCGCGCCGAGGGTCTCGGCGAGCGGCGACAGCGCGAAGCGGGACCGGGAGAGCGCCAGGGGGCTCAGTCGCAGGGCCACCATCCGTCGCCGCCTCCCTCCGCGGGACTGCCCGCCCCCGTCGCCCCGCCCTGCCGTCCGACCTTTCGTCCCCGGCCGAAAGCATAGGTATCCGCGGCCGCCCCCGCAGACTCCGGGCCATGGATTCCCGGCCCACCCCCACTCCCGCGCCCGCCTCACCCCTCGCCCACACGACCTCTTCCCCTCTCGCCTACCCTGCGTTCCGCTGGTTCCTGGCCGGGCAGGCGGTGTCGCTGCTGGGCAGCGCGATGGCCCCGGTGGCGCTGGCGTTCGCGGTGCTGGACGGTTCCGGCGGCCGGCCCGGCGACCTCGGTGCGGTGCTCGCCGCCCGGATGCTGCCGCTGCTGGCGTTCCTCCTGGTGGGCGGCGCCACCGCGGACCGGTTCCGGCGGCGGACGGTGCTGGTGACCGCGAACCTCGGGGCGGCGGCCGCCCAGGGCGCGGTCGCCGGGCTGCTGCTGACCGGCCGCTACGCGCTGCCGGCGGTCGCCGGGCTGGAGGTGCTGGGCGGGACCTGCGCGGCGTTCGCCACCCCGGCGCTGCGCGGACTGCTCCCGGAGCTGGTCGGGGGCGCGGCGCTGCGGCCGGCCAATGCACTGCTGGCCACGGCGCGGAACGTCGCCAAGGTGCTGGGGCCGAGCCTGTCGGGGCTGTTGGTGGCGGTCGTCGGCAGCGGGCCCGCGCTCGCCGGCGACGCGGTGAGCTACGCGGTCGCCGCCGGTTGCCTGCTGCGCCTGCGGGCCGGCGAGGGCCGGCCGGCGCACCGGCCGCGCTCGGTGTGGTCCGAAATCCTCGGTGGCTGGCGGGAGTTCCGGCGGATCCGCTGGCTGGGGCCGCCCACGCTGGCGTTCTTCGTGATCAATCTGGTGCAGACCGGGACCTGGCAGGTCCTGGGGCCGGCGCTGACCGAGCGGACCGCGGGGCGGGCGGTGTGGGGGCTGGTGCTCAGTGCCCGGGGCGTCGGGCTGCTGCTGAGCGGGGTGGTGCTGTACCGGCTGGCGGTCGGCCGGCTGTTGGCGCTGGGGCAGGCGGCGAGTGCGCTGGGGGCGGTGCCGTTGCTGGTGCTGGGCTGGCGACTGGACGCGCCCTGGTTGGTCGCCGGCGGGTTCGCCGCCGGGCTCGGGGTCTGCGTCACCGGCATCGCCTGGGACACCTCGTTGCAGGAGCACGTGCCACCGCACGCCCTGTCCCGGGTCGCCGCGTACGGCGATCTGCTGTCCTACGCGGCCATCCCGGTGGGGCAGTTGTGCGTGGGGCCGCTGGCCCGGGCGTACGGCGGCTTCCGGGTGGCCGCGGCGGCCGGCGCGGTGGCCGCGCTCGCCGCGCTGCTGCCGCTGGCCTCCGGCGCGGTGCGCGACCTCCGGCACGCCCCACCGACGACGGCTGACGACGGCTGACGACGGCCGCGCATGGCAACCACAGGCCGCGGACCCCCATCCGCTAGCGGCGGATCGGTACCGGGCGGTCCGGGGAGTTGAGCCATACACACTCACCGCGCCGGCTCACGGTGAGCCCGAAGCGGTCGAAAGCGGGGCGGCCGTGCCGCTCGTACTCCACCCAGAGCCTTTCGATCTCTTCCCACAGGCTTCGGGGACCGTATTCGATCACGCTGCCCGCACCGTCTGCGATGGCACCGGAACCTCGGCCGTCGATGACCCACGCACGGTGGCCGCGCCCTTCGTCCTTGCCCGACAGGTGCAGCTCGGGCGCACGCCCGTGCGTGTAGACCAGAAACCCCGGTTCCAGCACGCACCGTGTGTCGAGCGTGGTCGGGCTCTTCCAGCCCTGCACCCCAGCGGGCATGGCCGCGGGCCGATGGCTCCGCATCGGCATGAAGTCGGCCCCCGTCACGAACGGTCCCGACGCCGCTCCGTCTTCCTGCCGGGTGAGCTGCACCAGCGCAGCACCGTGAATGGGTGCCACGATCGTGCCGCCGGCAGCACACTGCTCAACCAGCGGATACGGGACGGTTCCCAGCGAGCACGTGACGATGATGCCGCCGTACGGCTCGTTACGAGCCCATCCCCGCGCGCCGTCGGCCCAGATGACCTCCGGGGTTCGTCCGGAACGTCGAAGGGCGGTTCTGGCCCGTGCGGCAATCCCCTGGTCCACCTCGACAGTCGTGACGTTCCCAGCGCCGAAGCGGTGGGCCAGCAGGGCCGCGTTCCAACCGGTACCGGTTCCGATCTCCAACACGCCTCCCGCCGGGGAAGGTTGAAGTCGCTGGAGCATCTTGGCGACCATCGACGGCATGGAGCTGGACGACGTGGGCTCGTGCCCCTCGTTCCTCCCATCGGCGATCTGCGTCACCACGGACTCATCGGAGTAGACGAGATCCCACCATGCTTCGGGGACGTGCCCCTTGTCCACGGGCACACACCTGCCTTCGGTCGCCCGCCAGACGTGATCGGGGACGAAGTTGTGTCGCGGTACGGCTTCGAAGGAGGGCCGCCAATCCGACGCCAGGTGCCCCGCTGCTTCCAGTTGGTCGAGCAAGGCCGCGTGACGAGCCTGCCAGCCGGTCATTCGTCGTCTCCGTCGCCGGGGTGAGGGGCGTCCGGCCCGCTTCCGTCGGGACCGGAAGGCGTCGGGGGGTCCCACGGCTGGTCCGAGGGCTCGCCACAATGCCTGGTGTCGGGTGCCGTTCGCGTGCTCATTGCTCGTTCCTTCCTGTTGGTTGGACCGGGTTGTTCCTCGCCCAGCCGCCGGCTTGACGGATGTGTGACCGGACGAGAAGCTGCTTCGCCATCAACAGGGCCAACTCGCCTACCCGTGGCGCAGGTTCACCTGCGGCGGCCGGTAGCGAGAGGACTCCTCCGACAGGGCAACCGCCCCCAGCAGCCTGGACTTTGCGATGCCTCATCGCCTCACCGCCTTCCGGTGAGGATGCGCGCGCATCTCGATGTTCAGGTCGGTCACTTTGGACATGTCCCCGTGCCGCCGGGCGTGCTCCCGCTGTTGGGCCAGGGCGCCGCACACGTCGCATCCGGGGCGCGGCGCGGGCCAAGGCTCAGGCAATCCGAGGTGGACGGGCGGGGTCAGGCGCCGCTCCGGGGCATCATCGCGGTACACGACCGCTCCTCTCCGTAGCACTACAACTACCGGGAGCTCTCAGCGTGGCCTACAGTCACTGTGTCTTCAACGTTCTAGAAACGGAGGGCACGTTGGTAAACCTGAAGGAGCTGAACCCGGACGCCTCGCCCCAGGCGGCCTTCGGGGCCCGCCTGCGTAGCGCGCGCGAGGCGCGCGGATGGAAACAGGACGAACTCGCCGCGCAGGTCGGTTACTCGGGGCGGCACATCTCGGCGGTCGAAACCGGCCGCAAACCGCCAACTCTGCGGTTTTCGCGGAGCTTAGACGTTGCTTTCGGGTTCGTCGGGACCGCAGAGTCGTTCGAGCGCGCATGGGGGGAGATCCGGCACGGCAGTCTGTTGGAGGGCTTTCCGGAGTACGTCGGGTACGAGGGTCGGGCCGTGGAGATCCGGCTGTACAACATTGGCATCGTCCCCGGCTTGCTGCAGACGCCGGAGTACGCAGTGGTGTTGGCCGACAGCGCCGTACGACGGGGTGCCATCACCACCGAGCAGGCGGATGAGCGCGTCTCGTTCCTGGCGGAGCGACAGGCAGCGCTGGTACGGCCCCGGCCACCCATGGTGTTCGTGACCATGGATGAAAGCTGTATCCGTCGGCCCGTTGGCGGGGCGGACGTCATGGACGCCCAACTGGCACACCTGATTGAGTTCGCCAAGTTGCCGAACACGGTGCTGCAGGTGGCACCGTTCGAGATAGGGGAGCGCCGCACGCTCAATCTGCCCGTCAACGTCTTGACGCTGCCTGACCGGTCCTTGGTCTGCTACGCCGAGTCCCAGGCTCAGGGAAACCTAGACCGAGAGAGCACCTCCGTGATGTCCATGCTGACGGCATACCATCAATTACAGGCCGAAGCGCTGTCGCAGGCGGCGTCTGTGGCCATGATCGAGCAGTTGCGAAAGGGCACCCCGTGATAATCGATTCCCCCCGCTGGTTCAAGTCCTCCTACAGCGACAACGGCGGCGACTGCATCGAGGTTGCCGCCAACGTCCCCGGCATCGTGCCCGTCCGGGACAGCAAGGACCCGCACGGCCCGCAACTCACGCTGACTCGTGAGGCGTTCGCCGGTCTCGTCCGCTTCGTCAAGGCACACGGCTGACGATCTCCAGCCCGCCTCGTGTCCGCGGCGCCTGGCACCGTGGACACGAGGCGCCGTCAATCATCAGCCCGACCGGCCCGGCTCACAGCCACTCGCCGAACCGGCGGACGTACCACCGCTTCACCCCCTGGGTCAGCAGGCAGTACGCGGCCAGCGTCGCGACCAGCCACGGGAAGTAGGCCAGCGGCAGCGCCTGCATGCCGAGCGCCCCGGCCAGCGGCGAGAACGGCAGCCACACGCCGATGCCCATCACCACCGCGGTCATCAGCAGCACCGGCCAGGTGGCGCGGGACTGCACGAACGGGATCCTGCGGGTGCGCAGCATGTGCACGACCAGGGTCTGGGTCAGCAGCCCCTCGATGAACCAGCCGGACTGGAACAGCGCCTGGTGCAGCTCGCTGTTGGCGCCGAAGACGTGCCACATCAGCGCGAAGGTGGTGATGTCGAAGATCGAGCTGGTCGGGCCGAGGACGAGCATGAAGCGGCCGATGCCCTTGGCGTCCCACTTGCGCGGGGTGCGCAGGTAGTCGGCGTCCATCCGGTCCCAGGGCGTGGCCAGTTGGGAGATGTCGTACATCAGGTTCTGCACCAGCAACTGGAGCGCCAGCATCGGCTGGAACGGGATGAACGCGGACGCGACGAGCACCGAGAAGACGTTCCCGAAGTTCGACGAGGCGGTCAGCTTCAGGTACTTGATGGTGTTGCCGAAGGTCAGCCGGCCGCGCAGCACGCCCTGCCCGAGGACGGTGAGGTCCTTCTCCAGCAGGATGATGTCGGCGGACTCCTTGGCGATGTCGACGGCGGTGTCGACGGAGATGCCGACGTCGGCGTCGCGCAGCGCGGCGGCGTCGTTGATGCCGTCGCCGAGGAACCCGACGGTGTGCCCGTCGGCCTGGAGGGCGCGCACGATGCGGGCCTTCTGCACCGGGTTGACCTTGGCGAACAGGGTTGCCGTGCGGGCCCGGTCGAGCAGTTCGAGGTCGTCGAGCCCGTCGACCTCGGCGCCGGTGACGGGCGTGCCGGGGTCGATGCCGACCTGCTCGCAGACCCGGACGGCGACCAGTTCGCTGTCGCCGGTGACGACCTTGACCGCGACGCCGTTGTCGGCGAGCGCCCGCAGCGCCTCGGCCGCGTCCCGCTTCGGCGGGTCGAGGAAGGCGAGGAAGCCGAGCAGGGTCAGCTCCGCCTCGTCGGTGACGGCGTAGCCCTCCCGGTCAGCGGGCAGGGTGCGGGTCGCCACCGCGAGCACCCGCAGGCCCTGCCGGCCGTGCTCCTCGGCGGTGCGCAGCACCGACTCCCGCCGCGCCGCGGTGAGTTCGACCCGCTCGCCGGCGTGCACGACCCGGACACAGCGGTCCAGGACCTCCTCCACGGCGCCCTTGGTGATCAGCAGGTGCGTGTCGGCGGGTCCTTCGAGGTCGTTGCGGCGCAGGACCACCGACATCCGGCGGCGCGCGAAGTCGAAGGGGATCTCGTCGACCAGCGTGAAGCGGGCGTCGACGACAACCTCCTCGGCCTCGTGCATCCGGTCGATGACGGCCTGGTCCATCAGGTTGCGCAGCCCGGTCTGGAAGTGGCTGTTGAGGTAGGCGTGTTCGAGGACCTCGGTGTCGGGCCGGCCGTGCACGTCGAGGTAGCGGTCCAGGACGATCCGGTCCTCGGTGAGAGTGCCGGTCTTGTCGGTGCACAGCACGTCCATGGCGCCGAGGTTCTGGATGGCGTTGAGCTGCTTGACGACGACCTTGCGGCGGGAGAGGGCGACCGCGCCGCGGGCGAGGTTGGTGGTGACGACCATCGGCAGCATCTCGGGGGTGAGGCCGACCGCGACCGCCACCGCGAAGGTGAACGCCTCCGCCCAGTCGCCCTTGGTGAGCCCGTTGATCAGGAACACCACCGGGACCATCACCATCATGAAGCGGATCAGCAGGAAGCTGACCTTCTTGACGCCGGTGTCGAAGCTGGTCTCGGGGCGCTCGCCGACGAGCGCGCCGGCCATCGAGCCGAGGTAGGTGTCATCGCCGGTGGCGATGACGAGGCCGGTGGCGCTGCCGGAGGTGACCGAGGTGCCGGTCAGCACGAGGTTGTCGGCCTCGACCGGGTCGCTGGTGGTGTCCTGGCCGCGGTCGGTGGCCAGCCGGATGTCGGCCTTGGCGACCGGCAGCGACTCGCCGGACAGCGCGGCCTGGCTGACCATCAGGTCCTTGGCGGTCAGCAGCCGCAGGTCGGCCGGGACGAGGTCGCCGGCGGCCAGCTTGACCAGGTCGCCGCTGACCACGTCGGTCATCGGGATCTCGATGGTGGCCGACATCCGACCGCGGCCGGCGCGGCGCTGCACCGCGGTGGTCGTGGTGACCAGGGCGCGCAGCGCGTCGGCCGCGGCGCCGGAGCGGAACTCCTGCCAGAACCGCAGCCCGACGCTGATCAGCACCATCGCGCCGAGGATGGCGATCTTCGGGTCGAACGGCTCGGTGTCGGCGACCTGGAGCCACTGGCCGTACATCACGGCCACCAGCACCACGAGGACGAGGATGAAGGGGTTCCGACACGCCTTGGCCAACTGGACGTACCAGCGCGGCGGGCGCTCCTGGGCGATGGCGTTGGTGCCGTCGCGCTCCAGGCGGGCCACCGCCTCGCGGTGGGTCAGGCCGGCCGAGGTGCTGCCGAGGTCCGCCAGGGCCTGCTCGGCGGGGCGGGCGCTGAACTCGGCCAGCCGGCCTCCGATCCGACGGGTGCGGGCGGCGAGCTCGGCGGCGCGGCGCTCCCGTCGGGCGCGGCGGCCCGGCGGCGCGAGAGCCTCGGGAGTGGGCGGGCTGGTCATCGTGGTCATGGCGAAACCTCCTGGCGCGCACGCGGGCGGGCACGGCTCGGCCACCGCCGGAGGCCCCCCTGAGGCCCCCCGGAGAAAATCCGGGAGGCTGGCGAAAGAAGGCCGGAGGACCGGAAAAGACCGGTGGAAAATCGTCCGGAAGCCGCGACCCCGTGGAGAACACACGGAGAACACACCGGAAAACGCAGAACAATACCCCCGAGGGGAAAGTCCCACGTCCGGCACGGCATCCAGTGGATTCGTCCGCGGAATGGTTTCCGACAGGGCCGAAAGAGCCGGTGCGCACGGGCACTGAGAATGAGGGGAAATTACCGGTGGCAGATATTCATCGGTGAACCGGACCACGCACCGGACCACGCGGGAGAACCGCGGTGGACCGTCGCACGCGGCCGAACGGACCCGACCCGAAGGGGGGCGGAAAGCACCCGGGGTTCACTGGTGACGGCACACAGCGGGATGGAGAAGGAGCCCGGGATTCACGCGGAGAACGGCGCGATCAGCAAAGGGCAGCGCTGCGGCAAGGACTTCCTTCGGGACTCATCCCGATCACCTCCTCGCTCGCGGCGGACATCGCCGGGCGCCCGCCAGAGGAGCGCCCTCGCGCCCCATCCTGCCATAGGTCAACCGACGCCCTCTCGTCCTATCGGCCATTTATTGCCCGTTGACGATGTGAGCTGCGTCGCATTTTGCCCGCTATTCGCACCCTTGGAGTCGTTCGCACACTTCACGCCCTTCGCGCCGTTCCCGTTGTTCGCACGCGTTCCGGCCCCCGGACGCACGTCGGCACGGGCGCGGCCCCCACACTGTGCCGCGCCCGTGCCATGACGGACGTGCGGTCCGACCTCCCGCGGAGCCGGCGGCGTCAGGTCCGCCGGCTCCGTAGGTCTCGTAGCCCCGTAAGTCTGGTAGCCCCGTAGGTCTTGTGGGTCTCGTGCGTCCCCTACGTCCCGCGGGCTTCGTGGTCACCCGCCCCGGTTGTCCAACGGGAGCCGGGCCGGGCCCCGTTGGCGCCCGTCAGGCGACCTCGCCGATCCGGCCCAGGCGCGGGGCGTCGCGGTGGATCGGGGTGTGGGCGCCGGTCAGTGGAGCGCCGGTGCCGCCGCGGCGGTTGGCGACGATCTCGGCGGCGATGGACAGCGCGGTCTCCTCCGGGGTGCGGGCGCCGAGGTCCAGCCCTATGGGCGAGCGCAGCCGGTTCAACTCGATCTCGGTGAGCCCGACTTCGCGCAGCCGCTGGAGGCGGTCGAGGTGGGTGCGGCGGGAGCCCATCGCGCCGACGTAGGCGACCGGCAGCCGCAACGCCCGTTCCAGCAGCGGGACATCGAACTTGGCGTCGTGGGTGAGGACGCAGAGCACCGCGCGGGAGTCCAGCTTCTGGGAGTCGAGGTAGCGGTGCGGCCAGTCGACGACGATCTCGTCCGCGTCCGGGAAGCGGGCCCGGGTGGCGAAGACGGGGCGGGCGTCACAGACCGTGACGCGGTAGCCGAGGAACCTGCCGACCCGGACCAGCGCGGAGGCGAAGTCGATCGCCCCGAAGACCAGCATCCGCGGCGGCGGGACGGACGACTCGACGAGCACCACGACCGGTTGTCCGCACCGCGCGCCCTCGGCGCCGATCTCCAACGTGGCGGTCCGGCCGGCGTCCAGCAGCGCCTGGGCCTCGCCTATGACGGTGTGGTCCAGGGCCGGGTGTCCGCCGAGGCCGCCGGTGTGGCTGCCGTCGGGGCGGACCAGGACGGCGCGGCCGAGGAGTTCGGCCGGGCCGTCGATGATCCGCGCGAGCGCCGCCGCCTCGCTGGAGGCGGCGGCGGTCAACGCGGCGGCGAGCGGTGCGGCGTTGCTGTCCGCCAGGCTCCCCGCGGGGCCGCCGCCGGCGACGGCCGCGGGGGCGCTCGCCCGTACCGGGGTGACGAAGATGTCGATGATCCCGCCGCAGGTCAGGCCCACCGCGAAGGCATCCTCGTCGCTGTAGCCGAAGCGCTCCATGACCGGCCGGCCGGTCTCCAGGGCCTCCCGGCACAGCTCGTAGACCGCCCCCTCCACACAACCGCCGGAGACCGACCCGATCGCCGTGCCGTCGCTGTCGACGGCGAGCGCGGCACCGGGCTGACGGGGGGCGCTGCCGTTGGTGGCCACGACGGTGGCCACGGCGAAGGTGCGTCCCTGCTCCATCCACCGGTTCAACTCTTCGGCGAGGTCCAGCATGTCGGTCTCCTAAGGGACGGGAGCAGGGCGGGCGCTACTTGACGCCCAGCCACTGCTCGATCGGATGGAGCGAGAAGTAGACGAGGAAGACGCCGGTCAGCGCCCACATGAAGGCGCCGATCTCGCGCCACTTGCCCTGGGCCGCCTTGATGGCGGTGTAGGCGATGACGCCGGCGCCGACGCCGGTGGTGATCTGGTACGTGAACGGCATCAGGGTCACGGTAAGGAACACCGGGATCGAGGTCGCCCGGTCGCTCCAGTCCACATGCCCCGCAACACTCATCATCATCGACCCGATGACCACCAGCGCGGCGGCGGCGACCTGGGCCGGCACGAGCTGGGTGAGCGGGGTGAAGAACAGGCAGGCCGCGAAGAGCAGCCCGGTGACGACGGAGGACAGGCCGGTCCGGGCGCCCTCGCCGACGCCGCTGGCCGACTCGATGAAGACGGTCTGGCCCGAGCCGCCGGCCAGGCCGCCGATCGCGCCGCCCGCGCCGTCCACGAACAACGCCTTGGACAGCCCCGGCATCCGGCCCTTGTCGTCGGCCAGTTTGGCCTCGGTGCCGACGCCGATGATGGTCGCCATGGCGTCGAAGAACCCGGCCAGCACCAGGGTGAAGACGATCATGGTGACGCTGAGCACGCCGATGGAGCCCCAGCCGCCGAACTCGACGTGCCCGAAGAGCCCGAAGTCGGGCATCGCGACCGCCTTGCCGCTCAGGGACGGCGGCGTGCCGCCCCAGTCCTTGGCGGTCAGCCCGCCCAACTTGGTGGCGCCGATGGCGACCGCGGAGCCGACGACGATGCCGATCAGGATGGCACCGGGCACCTTGCGGGCCTGGAGCATGAAGATCAGCAGCAGGGTCAGGCAGAAGAACAGCACCGGCCAGCCGACGAGATGGCCGGAGAGGTCGCTGCCGAGGGTGACCGGGCCGCCGGCGCCCTTGCCCACGAAGCCGGCCTTCACCAGGCCGAGCAGGGCGACGAACATCCCGATGCCCATGGTGATCGCGTGCTTCAGGGCGAGCGGGATGGCGTTCATGACCATCTCGCGCAGGCCGGTGACCACCAACAGGCAGATCACCACGCCGTAGACCACGCACATGCCCATCGCCTGCGGCCAGGTCATGTGCGGGACCACCTGGGTGGTCAGTGCGGCGGAGACGTTGAGGCCGGCGGCGAGCGCCAGGGGGACCTTGCCGACGAAGCCCATCAGCAGGGTGCAGACCGCCGCGCCCAGGGCGGTCGCGGTGACCAGGGCGCTGTGGTCGAGGCTGTTCTTGTGGACGTCCTGGACCGACCCCAGGATCACCGGGTTGAGCAGGAGGATGTAGCACATCGCCATGAAGGTGGTGATGCCGCCGCGGGTCTCCCGTGCGAGGGTCGAGCCTCTGTCGGAGATGTGGAAGTACCGGTCGAGCCAGGACCGGCCGGCGGGCTGACGCGCGCCGTCGCCCGCGTCTTCCGCCGTGGTCCTCGGCTCGGTGGACTGCTGGGTCATGGTGCCTAACTCCCAAGGTTCACAGGGGCACTCGCCGGGGGCGAGATTTGGGATGGATATTCGGCTGCACGACCCGGGGGACGGCCCGAGACGAACGGGGTACTGACTGCCCGGAGTTGGCGACAGATCAGCCTGTGGGTGGGGCGGTGAGGCTCCGGACGGTGCGCGGGAGGACGGACAGGACACCCCTTGACGCGCACCGCCCGGAGGGGCGGGGCCTGGGGAGGTGGCCCCAGGCGGCTGACCGCGTTACGTACCCGTCAGGTGCTCGGGACGTACCGGCGTCTTGGTGAGCTCCAACCCGGTCGCGTTCCGGATCGCCGCGAGGACGGCCGGCGTGGACGACAGGGTGGGGGCCTCGCCGATGCCGCGCAGCCCGTACGGGGCGTGCTGGTCGGCGAGTTCGAGGACATCGACCGGGATGGTCGGGGTGTCGAGGATGGTGGGGATGAGGTAGTCGGTGAAGGAGGGGTTGCGCACCTTGGCGGTCTTGGGGTCGACGATGATCTCCTCCATCACGGCCACGCCCAGGCCCTGGGTGGTGCCGCCCTGGATCTGGCCGACGACGGAGAGCGGGTTGAGCGCCTTGCCGACGTCCTGGGCGCAGGCCAGCTCGATGACCTTGACCAGGCCCAGTTCGGTGTCCACCTCGACGACCGCGCGGTGCGCGGCGAAGGAGTACTGGACGTGGCCGAAGCCCTGGCCGGTCTCCAGGTCGAACGCCTCGGTGGGCCGGTGGCGCCACTCCTCCTCGATCTCGACGGTCTCGTCCTCCAGCACGTCGACCAGGTCCGCGAGGACCTCGCCGCCGTCGGTGACGACCTTGCCGCTCTCCAGCAGGAGTTCGGCGGTGGCCCAGGCCGGGTGGTAGGTGCCCATCTTGCGGCGGCCGATCTCCAGGACCTTCTCGCGCACCAGCTCGCAGGCGTGTCTGACGGCGCCGCCGGTGACATAGGTCTGCCGCGACGCGGACGTCGAACCGGCCGATCCCACCTGGGTGTCGGCGGGGTGGATGGTCACCTGGTGGACGCCCAACTCGGTGCGGGCGATCTGCGCGTGGACGGTGACGCCGCCCTGGCCGACCTCCGCCATCGCGGTGTGCACGGTGGCGACCGGCTCGCCGGCGATGACCTCCATCCGCACCTTGGCGGTGGAGTAGTCGTCGAAGCCCTCGGAGAAGCCGACGTTCTTGATGCCGACCGCGTAACCGACGCCGCGGACGACGCCCTCGCCGTGCGTGGTGTTGGACAGGCCGCCGGGCAGTTGACGGACGTCGGCGCCCTCGCTGGACTCCCACTGGCGCTCGGGCGGCATCGGCATCGCCTTGACGCGGCGCAGCAGTTCGGCGACCGGGGCCGGGGAGTCGACCGGCTGGCCGGTCGGCATGATCGTGCCCTGCTCCATGGCGTTGAGCCGGCGGAACTCGACGCGGTCCATGCCCAGTTTGTCGGCCAGCTTGTCCATCTGCGCCTCGTAGGCGAAGCATGC includes the following:
- a CDS encoding XdhC family protein — its product is MLDLAEELNRWMEQGRTFAVATVVATNGSAPRQPGAALAVDSDGTAIGSVSGGCVEGAVYELCREALETGRPVMERFGYSDEDAFAVGLTCGGIIDIFVTPVRASAPAAVAGGGPAGSLADSNAAPLAAALTAAASSEAAALARIIDGPAELLGRAVLVRPDGSHTGGLGGHPALDHTVIGEAQALLDAGRTATLEIGAEGARCGQPVVVLVESSVPPPRMLVFGAIDFASALVRVGRFLGYRVTVCDARPVFATRARFPDADEIVVDWPHRYLDSQKLDSRAVLCVLTHDAKFDVPLLERALRLPVAYVGAMGSRRTHLDRLQRLREVGLTEIELNRLRSPIGLDLGARTPEETALSIAAEIVANRRGGTGAPLTGAHTPIHRDAPRLGRIGEVA
- a CDS encoding NCS2 family permease yields the protein MTQQSTEPRTTAEDAGDGARQPAGRSWLDRYFHISDRGSTLARETRGGITTFMAMCYILLLNPVILGSVQDVHKNSLDHSALVTATALGAAVCTLLMGFVGKVPLALAAGLNVSAALTTQVVPHMTWPQAMGMCVVYGVVICLLVVTGLREMVMNAIPLALKHAITMGIGMFVALLGLVKAGFVGKGAGGPVTLGSDLSGHLVGWPVLFFCLTLLLIFMLQARKVPGAILIGIVVGSAVAIGATKLGGLTAKDWGGTPPSLSGKAVAMPDFGLFGHVEFGGWGSIGVLSVTMIVFTLVLAGFFDAMATIIGVGTEAKLADDKGRMPGLSKALFVDGAGGAIGGLAGGSGQTVFIESASGVGEGARTGLSSVVTGLLFAACLFFTPLTQLVPAQVAAAALVVIGSMMMSVAGHVDWSDRATSIPVFLTVTLMPFTYQITTGVGAGVIAYTAIKAAQGKWREIGAFMWALTGVFLVYFSLHPIEQWLGVK
- a CDS encoding xanthine dehydrogenase family protein molybdopterin-binding subunit → MADTRTTGIPSKVTQGSQTQGGIGESTLRPDGTLKVTGEFAYSSDMWHEDMLWGQILRSTVAHAEIVSIDTGEALATPGVYAVLTYEDLPTEVKNYGLEIQDTPVLAHGKVRHHGEPVALVAADHPETARRAAAKIKVEYRELPVITDESSALAPDAILVHEGRDDHHSGHVPHPNIVHRQPILRGDAAAAAERADVIVEGEYTFGMQDQAFLGPESGLAVPDEDGGVDLYVATQWLHSDLKQIAPVLGLPEDKVRMTLSGVGGAFGGREDLSMQIHACLLALRTNKPVKIVYNRFESFFGHVHRHPAKLFYEHGATKDGKLTHMKCRIVLDGGAYASASPAVVGNAASLSAGPYVIDDVDIEAIALYTNNPPCGAMRGFGAVQACFAYEAQMDKLADKLGMDRVEFRRLNAMEQGTIMPTGQPVDSPAPVAELLRRVKAMPMPPERQWESSEGADVRQLPGGLSNTTHGEGVVRGVGYAVGIKNVGFSEGFDDYSTAKVRMEVIAGEPVATVHTAMAEVGQGGVTVHAQIARTELGVHQVTIHPADTQVGSAGSTSASRQTYVTGGAVRHACELVREKVLEIGRRKMGTYHPAWATAELLLESGKVVTDGGEVLADLVDVLEDETVEIEEEWRHRPTEAFDLETGQGFGHVQYSFAAHRAVVEVDTELGLVKVIELACAQDVGKALNPLSVVGQIQGGTTQGLGVAVMEEIIVDPKTAKVRNPSFTDYLIPTILDTPTIPVDVLELADQHAPYGLRGIGEAPTLSSTPAVLAAIRNATGLELTKTPVRPEHLTGT